Proteins encoded by one window of Cyanobium sp. NS01:
- a CDS encoding acyltransferase family protein produces MSGPAVAVSPAPRCHALDGARVLAVLLLIPFHAAAVFYAGDLGTFYVTNPESSRALGGFLVLVHQWHMPLFFFLAGSASWYSLRSRGAGAYLRERLQRLLLPLGVGILVLVPPQVYVHDLQSVDSALGYLRFYPHFFDGIRPAGHFEWAHLWFLAYLLVITLLCLPLLGRLSAQASPSPPEGGAGWRVSLGSLLLLALPLMLSEALLRPRWPGFQNLYDDWANLLLYLLYFVFGYLFCHQGGFWVVLDRRRWLLLALAALSMAVFLGLTLSGATPVPGDDSPAAQLFQAFRGWNSWCAVLALVALARRFLQAPHPLVSYGSKAAMPLYLLHQPVLVGLGWWVVPLPLAIGAKFALICAGSLLISLGLYEGVIRRLGPLSPCFGLVGRP; encoded by the coding sequence GTGAGCGGTCCAGCTGTGGCCGTCTCCCCTGCGCCCCGCTGCCATGCCCTGGACGGCGCCCGCGTGCTGGCCGTGCTGCTGCTGATTCCCTTCCACGCCGCAGCGGTGTTCTACGCGGGCGATCTGGGCACGTTCTATGTGACCAATCCCGAGAGCAGCCGGGCCCTGGGGGGCTTTCTGGTGCTGGTGCATCAGTGGCACATGCCCCTCTTTTTCTTTCTGGCGGGCTCGGCGAGCTGGTACTCCCTGCGATCGCGCGGTGCGGGGGCCTACCTGCGCGAACGCCTGCAACGGCTGCTGCTGCCCCTGGGGGTGGGCATCCTGGTGCTGGTGCCGCCCCAGGTGTACGTGCACGACCTGCAGAGCGTGGATTCAGCCCTGGGCTACCTGCGCTTCTACCCCCACTTCTTCGATGGGATTCGGCCGGCGGGCCACTTCGAGTGGGCCCACCTCTGGTTTCTGGCCTACCTGCTGGTGATCACCCTGCTCTGCCTGCCGCTTCTGGGCCGGCTGAGTGCTCAGGCCAGCCCCAGCCCACCTGAAGGCGGTGCAGGCTGGCGGGTGAGCCTGGGCTCGTTGCTGCTGCTGGCCCTGCCCCTGATGCTCTCGGAGGCCCTGCTGCGGCCCCGCTGGCCGGGCTTCCAGAACCTCTACGACGACTGGGCCAATCTGCTGCTCTACCTGCTGTATTTCGTCTTCGGCTACCTGTTCTGCCACCAGGGCGGCTTCTGGGTGGTGCTGGATCGGCGCCGCTGGCTGCTCCTGGCGCTGGCGGCGCTGAGCATGGCGGTGTTCCTGGGCCTCACGCTCAGCGGCGCCACGCCCGTACCGGGCGACGATTCCCCGGCCGCCCAGCTGTTCCAGGCCTTTCGCGGCTGGAACAGCTGGTGCGCCGTGCTGGCCCTGGTCGCCCTGGCGCGCCGCTTCCTGCAGGCACCCCATCCGCTGGTGAGCTACGGCAGCAAGGCCGCCATGCCGCTCTACCTGCTGCACCAGCCGGTGCTGGTGGGCCTGGGCTGGTGGGTGGTGCCGCTGCCACTCGCCATCGGCGCCAAATTCGCCCTGATCTGCGCCGGCTCCCTGCTGATCAGCCTGGGCCTCTACGAGGGGGTGATCCGGCGCCTGGGGCCCCTGAGCCCGTGTTTTGGCCT
- a CDS encoding arsenic resistance protein: MATAPWPFALLMALQRRLVWAIPAAMLLGLAWGVTLPSAWLVSLVMPLTFLMVYPMLIDLRLPLLLGGRDLRLQLTAQAINFLVIPFVALAIGRLFFASQPLVALGLLLAALLPTSGMTISWTGFAKGNLEAAVRMTVVGLVLGSLATPLYARVLMGTAVDVPMARVFQQILLIVFLPLLLGQITRVALIAARGAEHYRKVIKPRLAPFSTLGVVGIVAVAMALKAPLILGQPLLLVRMLIPLLLLYGINFALSTLVARRFFPRSDGIALVYGTVMRNLSIALALAMTAFGPEGSEIALIIALAYIVQVQAAAWYVKATDRLFGPGLAAEAPA, translated from the coding sequence ATGGCCACCGCCCCCTGGCCCTTCGCCCTGCTGATGGCCCTGCAGCGGCGCCTGGTGTGGGCCATCCCAGCCGCCATGCTGCTCGGCCTGGCCTGGGGGGTGACCCTGCCCTCGGCCTGGCTGGTGAGCCTGGTGATGCCCCTCACCTTCCTGATGGTGTATCCGATGCTGATCGACCTGCGGCTGCCGCTGCTGCTGGGTGGCAGGGACCTCAGGCTGCAGCTCACGGCCCAGGCGATCAACTTTCTGGTGATCCCGTTCGTGGCCCTGGCGATCGGCCGGCTGTTCTTCGCCAGCCAACCCCTGGTGGCCCTGGGCCTGTTGCTGGCGGCGCTGCTGCCCACCAGCGGCATGACCATCTCCTGGACGGGGTTTGCCAAGGGCAACCTGGAAGCAGCGGTGCGCATGACCGTGGTGGGGCTGGTGCTTGGGTCCCTGGCCACACCGCTCTACGCCAGGGTGCTGATGGGCACAGCGGTGGACGTGCCGATGGCCAGGGTGTTTCAGCAGATCCTGCTGATCGTGTTCCTGCCGCTGCTGCTGGGGCAGATCACCCGCGTGGCGCTGATCGCCGCCAGGGGCGCGGAGCACTACAGGAAGGTGATCAAGCCGCGGTTGGCCCCCTTCTCCACCCTGGGCGTGGTGGGCATCGTGGCCGTGGCCATGGCGCTCAAGGCGCCCCTGATCTTGGGCCAGCCCCTGCTGCTGGTGCGCATGCTGATCCCGCTGCTGCTGCTCTACGGCATCAACTTCGCCCTCAGCACCCTGGTGGCGCGCCGCTTCTTTCCCCGCAGCGACGGCATCGCCCTCGTGTACGGCACGGTGATGCGCAACCTCTCGATCGCCCTGGCCCTGGCGATGACGGCCTTCGGGCCGGAAGGCTCCGAGATCGCCCTGATCATCGCCCTGGCCTACATCGTTCAGGTTCAGGCCGCCGCCTGGTATGTGAAGGCCACCGACCGCCTGTTCGGTCCTGGGCTGGCGGCGGAAGCCCCGGCCTGA
- a CDS encoding fatty acid desaturase, translated as MTTDLRPADFVLAPYARSSNWRGAYQILSAVGPYLACLALAIHLAQRAPWAVPLLVIPLVLFSLRCFSLMHDCGHHSLFRSRWLNRVGGFILGLVNAIPQLAWSNDHAFHHRTNGDWERYRGVTDLITTDDYAQLSARQQATYALLRHPLMALPGGFYYLAIQPRLALLKEISRAVRAQAVPRSAEFWDLLLNNVVLIALVVAAGQRWGFGLVLGLYGVTLTFSAALFLWIFFVQHIFEGSYAHNTEGWSHMQGALEGTSYLQMPAWLRWFTADIGYHNIHHLSERIPNYNLRAAHQANARLLAAVPCLRLGDMLSCAQFKLWDRETERLVPCPEPVDAVA; from the coding sequence ATGACCACCGATCTCCGGCCAGCCGACTTCGTGCTGGCCCCCTATGCCCGCAGCAGCAACTGGCGCGGCGCCTATCAGATCCTCAGCGCCGTGGGCCCCTACCTGGCCTGCTTGGCCCTGGCCATCCATCTCGCCCAGCGGGCGCCCTGGGCCGTGCCCCTGCTGGTGATTCCCCTGGTGCTGTTCTCGCTGCGCTGCTTCTCCCTGATGCACGACTGCGGCCACCATTCCCTGTTCCGCAGCCGCTGGCTCAACCGGGTGGGGGGCTTCATCCTGGGGCTGGTGAATGCCATTCCCCAGCTGGCCTGGTCCAACGACCACGCCTTTCACCACCGCACCAATGGCGACTGGGAGCGCTATCGCGGCGTCACCGACCTGATCACCACCGACGACTACGCCCAGCTGAGTGCCAGGCAGCAGGCCACCTACGCCTTGCTGCGCCATCCGCTGATGGCCCTCCCCGGTGGCTTCTACTACCTCGCCATCCAGCCCAGGCTGGCGCTTCTCAAGGAGATCTCCCGGGCGGTCCGGGCCCAGGCCGTGCCGCGCTCGGCCGAGTTCTGGGATCTGCTGCTGAACAACGTGGTGCTGATCGCCCTGGTGGTGGCGGCCGGCCAGCGCTGGGGATTCGGCCTGGTGCTGGGGCTCTACGGCGTGACCCTCACCTTCTCGGCAGCCCTGTTCCTGTGGATCTTTTTCGTTCAGCACATCTTTGAGGGCAGCTACGCCCACAACACCGAGGGCTGGAGCCACATGCAGGGAGCTCTGGAAGGCACCAGCTATCTGCAGATGCCGGCCTGGCTGCGCTGGTTCACGGCTGACATCGGCTACCACAACATCCACCACCTCTCGGAGCGCATTCCCAACTACAACCTGCGCGCCGCCCACCAGGCCAATGCTCGTCTGCTGGCGGCTGTGCCCTGTCTGCGACTCGGCGACATGCTCAGTTGCGCCCAGTTCAAGCTCTGGGATCGGGAGACTGAGCGCCTGGTGCCCTGTCCGGAGCCGGTCGATGCCGTGGCCTGA
- a CDS encoding HupE/UreJ family protein: MQHLRSSRSLGLLVALATATTLLLGQPAQAHNVASGGLVGGFLHPLAGTDHLLLLIAVGAAASYLSAELLLWGLAGALAGGVFGAMGGGLPGAELLATLAIPAVALLVLRSQKSPRAPALELCGALIAAAVAVHAMLHGQEAPAGAASALWWAGSFSASVLVSGSSYLVLRQLPSRWTAAVALLLAVAGAALILGPIAFAAR, from the coding sequence ATGCAACACCTCCGCTCCAGCCGCTCCCTCGGCCTTCTGGTGGCCCTGGCCACCGCCACGACCCTGCTGCTCGGCCAGCCGGCCCAGGCCCACAACGTGGCCTCAGGCGGCCTGGTGGGAGGCTTCCTGCATCCACTGGCGGGCACCGACCACCTGCTGCTGCTGATCGCCGTTGGCGCCGCGGCCTCCTACCTCTCGGCCGAGCTGCTGCTCTGGGGGCTGGCTGGCGCCCTGGCTGGAGGCGTGTTCGGCGCCATGGGCGGCGGGCTGCCTGGTGCCGAGCTGCTGGCGACCCTGGCCATCCCCGCCGTGGCCCTGCTGGTGCTGCGCAGCCAGAAGTCGCCGCGGGCTCCGGCCCTGGAGCTCTGCGGTGCCCTGATCGCTGCAGCCGTGGCCGTGCACGCCATGCTCCATGGTCAGGAGGCTCCGGCCGGTGCCGCCTCAGCGCTGTGGTGGGCGGGTTCCTTCTCCGCCTCGGTGCTGGTGAGCGGCAGCAGCTATCTCGTGCTGCGGCAGCTGCCCAGCCGCTGGACCGCCGCCGTGGCCCTGCTGCTCGCCGTCGCTGGCGCGGCCCTGATCCTCGGCCCGATCGCCTTCGCTGCCCGCTGA
- a CDS encoding CopD family protein has translation MSLFSWLVIVHALAATVWTGGHLVLDLGVLPRALRQASAAPIRAYEEVFEPLGLTALAIQVITGLAMAWIYLPGLQGLFNPANPIAVLVGTKLLLLAATVALALDARLRLIPNLSDARLGPLAWHIRAITALAIAFVVVGAGIRLGGFS, from the coding sequence ATGTCTCTGTTCTCCTGGCTGGTGATCGTGCATGCCCTGGCCGCCACGGTGTGGACCGGCGGCCACCTGGTGCTGGATCTGGGGGTGTTGCCCCGGGCCCTGCGCCAGGCCAGCGCCGCGCCGATCCGGGCCTACGAGGAGGTGTTTGAGCCCCTGGGGCTCACCGCCCTGGCGATCCAGGTGATCACCGGCCTGGCCATGGCCTGGATCTACCTGCCGGGCCTGCAGGGGCTGTTCAACCCGGCGAACCCGATCGCCGTGCTGGTCGGCACCAAGCTGCTGCTGCTCGCCGCCACCGTGGCCCTGGCCCTGGACGCCCGGCTGCGCCTCATCCCTAACCTCAGCGACGCCAGGCTGGGCCCCCTGGCCTGGCACATCCGCGCCATCACAGCCCTGGCGATCGCCTTCGTGGTGGTGGGCGCCGGCATCCGGCTGGGGGGCTTCAGCTGA
- a CDS encoding PhoX family phosphatase has product MNRRSLLVLLGLATAGSAQAGRARTGRASPSPIRGSGRSGGLPFQPVPTPLPLPLDGLSAAEQRRHYGQVRLEDRLVVPAGYRADLLAVWGDPLGDGSFGYNNDHLAYLALAPGQALLTVNFEYISPLPWAEGLGEARGLSLPLEQLQAALADRNSRVDATALASGDPLLAMVKEVAGAALEDLGIGVAGLEQGPEGRWRRQPGRFDRRISGLSGLQDPAQALRASGPAAAVFRAERRLGYDDGLGERIIGTFANCAGGTTPWGTVLSAEENIQKEVCEAVYADGSSLDPSELPFHWDGRRLRGLGNPFALAGNKYGWIVEVDPRRPQRPAVKHTALGRCRHEAVAVKAQAGQPLVLYSGCDRHGGHLYRFVSAGRVRDPLDPANSALFSAGRLEVAQFGAGGQGRWIPLLPSTALAPQLPSHYQRWGLSQATRLPDPDRRQPGAVDLSSDAEVKRYREQFSTLASLYPGTGDAQLGAILIDAHLAANAVGATAAARPEDTVFDPATGDLLIAFTAGGADREGRADPAIFSGPAGEPTWPHGWVMRLSESTASAGGFRWQMVAVGGLPWEGGMGFANPDNLEVDGAGNVWVVTDRSSGASPAEAFGNNSCWVLPRRGPARGEALCFATGPMECELTGPCFDSAEHTLFLAVQHPGEVHGSRRAQEVSRHTTALVARDGAGFEQERWVPTGSNWPSGVPGRVPRPGIVAISRQTGGPLLP; this is encoded by the coding sequence ATGAACCGTCGCTCCCTGCTGGTGCTGCTCGGCCTGGCGACAGCCGGATCGGCCCAGGCCGGGCGGGCCAGGACAGGACGCGCCTCGCCAAGCCCGATCCGCGGCAGTGGCCGCAGCGGCGGGCTGCCCTTTCAGCCGGTGCCCACGCCGCTGCCCCTGCCCCTCGATGGCCTCAGCGCCGCGGAGCAGCGCCGCCACTACGGCCAGGTGCGCCTGGAGGATCGCCTCGTGGTGCCGGCTGGCTACCGGGCCGATCTGCTGGCGGTGTGGGGGGATCCGCTGGGGGATGGGAGCTTCGGATACAACAACGACCACCTCGCCTACCTGGCCCTGGCGCCGGGGCAGGCCCTGCTCACCGTCAATTTCGAGTACATCAGCCCCCTTCCCTGGGCGGAGGGGCTGGGTGAAGCCCGCGGCCTCAGCCTGCCCCTGGAGCAGCTCCAGGCGGCCCTGGCCGATCGCAACTCCCGGGTGGATGCCACCGCCCTGGCCAGTGGCGATCCCTTGCTGGCCATGGTGAAGGAGGTGGCCGGCGCTGCCCTTGAGGATCTCGGCATCGGCGTGGCGGGCCTGGAGCAGGGGCCCGAAGGCCGCTGGCGCCGCCAGCCAGGGCGCTTCGACCGCCGCATCAGCGGCCTCAGTGGCCTGCAGGATCCCGCCCAGGCCCTGCGCGCCAGTGGCCCGGCGGCGGCGGTGTTCCGCGCCGAGCGCCGCCTCGGCTACGACGACGGCCTCGGCGAGCGGATCATCGGCACCTTCGCCAACTGCGCCGGCGGCACCACCCCCTGGGGCACCGTGCTCAGCGCCGAGGAGAACATCCAAAAGGAGGTGTGCGAGGCGGTGTACGCCGATGGCTCCTCCCTGGATCCGTCTGAGCTCCCTTTCCACTGGGACGGCCGCAGGCTCCGCGGCCTGGGCAACCCCTTCGCCTTGGCGGGCAACAAGTACGGCTGGATCGTGGAGGTGGATCCACGCCGGCCCCAGCGGCCTGCGGTGAAGCACACGGCTCTGGGGCGCTGCCGCCACGAGGCCGTGGCCGTGAAGGCCCAGGCGGGCCAGCCCCTGGTGCTGTACTCCGGTTGCGACCGCCACGGCGGCCACCTCTACCGCTTCGTGAGCGCTGGCCGGGTCCGAGACCCCCTGGATCCGGCCAATTCCGCCCTGTTCAGCGCCGGGCGCCTGGAGGTGGCCCAGTTCGGTGCCGGCGGCCAGGGGCGCTGGATTCCGCTGCTGCCCTCCACCGCCCTGGCGCCCCAGCTCCCCAGCCACTACCAGCGCTGGGGCCTGAGCCAGGCCACGCGGCTGCCCGATCCCGACCGCCGCCAGCCCGGCGCCGTGGACCTCAGCAGCGATGCCGAGGTGAAGCGCTACCGCGAGCAGTTCAGCACCCTGGCCTCCCTCTACCCCGGCACAGGGGACGCCCAGCTCGGCGCGATCCTGATCGATGCCCATCTGGCCGCTAACGCCGTGGGGGCCACCGCCGCCGCCCGCCCGGAAGACACCGTGTTCGATCCGGCCACGGGCGATCTGCTGATCGCCTTCACGGCGGGGGGAGCCGATCGGGAGGGTCGGGCCGACCCCGCCATCTTCTCCGGCCCGGCCGGGGAGCCCACCTGGCCCCATGGCTGGGTGATGCGACTCAGCGAGAGCACGGCCAGCGCCGGCGGCTTCCGCTGGCAGATGGTGGCGGTGGGCGGCCTGCCCTGGGAGGGAGGCATGGGCTTCGCCAACCCCGACAACCTGGAGGTGGATGGGGCCGGCAACGTCTGGGTGGTGACCGACCGCTCCTCCGGGGCCAGCCCCGCCGAGGCGTTCGGCAACAACAGTTGCTGGGTGCTGCCGAGGCGCGGGCCGGCCCGGGGCGAGGCCCTCTGCTTCGCCACCGGGCCCATGGAGTGCGAGCTCACCGGGCCGTGCTTCGACAGTGCCGAGCACACCCTGTTCCTGGCCGTGCAGCACCCCGGTGAAGTGCACGGCAGCCGCAGGGCCCAGGAGGTCAGCCGCCACACCACCGCCCTGGTGGCTCGCGACGGGGCGGGTTTCGAGCAGGAGCGCTGGGTGCCAACCGGCTCGAACTGGCCCTCGGGCGTGCCCGGCAGGGTGCCGCGGCCTGGGATCGTGGCCATCAGCCGCCAAACCGGCGGGCCGCTGTTGCCCTGA
- a CDS encoding DoxX family protein, with the protein MTTAQLLEGFAGLTGSLMALWLLRLNRPDLAPAETAGPLTRLLQRPAVQGGLSRYVLEKGTAANLGLLALRLAIGLMMIHHGQDKLANPQAFADTYVAPLHLPFPLLLAYVAGFSEVVGSWLLILGLLTPLGALAITGTMAVAAYHHILTAGLNIYVLELVVLYLGGSLALLLLGPGRLSFDGAITAELVRESVDGPRDGRPAAQPQAVAVSAGQGA; encoded by the coding sequence ATGACCACCGCCCAACTCCTCGAGGGCTTCGCCGGGCTCACCGGCTCCCTGATGGCCCTCTGGCTGCTGCGCCTGAACCGGCCCGACCTGGCCCCGGCCGAGACCGCCGGCCCGCTCACCCGCCTGTTGCAACGTCCGGCTGTGCAGGGCGGTTTGAGCCGCTATGTGCTCGAGAAGGGCACTGCCGCCAACCTCGGCCTGCTGGCCCTGCGGCTGGCGATCGGCCTGATGATGATTCACCACGGCCAGGACAAGCTCGCCAATCCCCAGGCCTTCGCCGACACCTATGTGGCGCCGCTGCACCTGCCCTTCCCCCTGCTGCTCGCCTACGTGGCCGGCTTCTCGGAGGTGGTGGGCAGCTGGCTGCTGATCCTGGGCCTGCTCACACCGCTGGGAGCCCTGGCGATCACCGGCACCATGGCCGTGGCCGCCTATCACCACATCCTCACCGCCGGGCTCAACATCTACGTGCTGGAGCTGGTGGTGCTGTACCTCGGCGGCAGCCTGGCCCTGCTGTTGCTCGGCCCTGGGCGCCTTTCCTTTGACGGCGCCATCACCGCTGAACTGGTGCGGGAGTCGGTCGATGGTCCCCGCGACGGCCGTCCGGCTGCCCAGCCCCAGGCAGTTGCCGTCAGCGCCGGTCAGGGAGCCTGA
- a CDS encoding chlorophyll a/b-binding protein, protein MTDSASRFGFVAFAETWNGRLAMLGFVIGLATEVLTGQGILGQIGLG, encoded by the coding sequence ATGACTGACTCCGCTTCCCGCTTCGGCTTCGTGGCCTTCGCCGAAACCTGGAATGGCCGCCTGGCCATGCTCGGCTTCGTGATCGGTCTTGCCACCGAAGTTCTCACCGGCCAGGGCATCCTCGGCCAGATCGGCCTCGGCTGA
- a CDS encoding glycogen-debranching protein, giving the protein MHPGRPGPLGSSLTSRGVNFSVVAPRATRLELLLFSHPDALEPSRVVALDGRHRSGDHWHVEVEGLGLGCCYGYRVFGPLQPGGHSFAPSKVLLDPCARAIAGWQGYRRDAAVGAAPNSSCCLRGVVTERDRFDFEAAPRPRHSWQRSVIYELHVGGFTQGAGCPVTADRQGTLLGLIDTLPHLRELGITAIELLPVMAFDPGDAPPGRQNHWGYSPLSWMAPHPDYLVGNDPLGARDQVRQLVKACHLAGIEVLLDVVYNHTSEGNQHGPTLSWRGFADRLYYQQSALGEYQDVSGCGNTIAANRPLVQHLILESLRCWATELGVDGFRFDLGIALSRGENLAPLARPPLFEAMEADPDLADLKLISEPWDCGGLYKLADFPARRVSTWNGRFRDDLRRFWKGDENCSWAVGQRLSGSPDLYNLMPAHPGQAITFLTAHDGFTLADLVSFNGKHNLANGEDNRDGDNHNNSWNHGVEGPSSDHAVRALRERQLRNLLSTLLLAPGVPMLLMGDEVRRSQGGNNNTWCQNNPLGWMHWQPDSSDLALRRFVRRLLSLRRHLVDLINPELPLQERPQSRHDDPQQRWRQWHGVEITRPDWASWSHTVAWSINDPTQGPLLWCAMNAYSKAVHFDLPVSTSGWLRVIDTALPAGQDLPARPGIWTPAGIPLESRSLMLLVARRRLEGVKLD; this is encoded by the coding sequence ATCCATCCCGGGCGCCCGGGCCCGCTGGGTTCCTCCCTCACCTCCCGCGGGGTGAACTTCTCGGTGGTGGCTCCTCGGGCCACCCGGCTGGAGCTGCTGCTGTTCAGCCACCCGGACGCCCTCGAACCCAGTCGCGTCGTGGCGCTCGATGGCCGCCACCGCTCAGGTGATCACTGGCATGTGGAGGTGGAGGGTCTGGGGCTGGGCTGCTGCTACGGCTACCGGGTGTTCGGCCCCCTCCAGCCTGGCGGCCACAGCTTTGCCCCCTCCAAGGTGCTGCTGGATCCCTGCGCCCGGGCCATCGCCGGCTGGCAGGGCTACCGCCGCGACGCTGCGGTCGGCGCCGCCCCCAACAGCTCCTGCTGCCTGCGGGGCGTGGTCACCGAGCGCGACCGCTTTGATTTCGAAGCCGCGCCCCGGCCACGCCACAGCTGGCAGCGCAGCGTGATCTACGAGCTGCATGTGGGGGGCTTCACCCAGGGGGCCGGCTGTCCGGTGACGGCCGATCGCCAGGGCACCCTGCTGGGGCTGATCGACACCCTGCCCCATCTGCGGGAGCTGGGCATCACCGCGATCGAGCTGTTGCCGGTGATGGCCTTCGATCCCGGCGACGCGCCGCCGGGCCGCCAGAACCACTGGGGCTACAGCCCCCTGAGCTGGATGGCCCCCCACCCGGACTACCTGGTGGGGAACGATCCCCTCGGCGCCCGCGACCAGGTGCGGCAGCTGGTGAAGGCCTGCCACCTGGCGGGCATCGAGGTGCTGCTGGATGTGGTCTACAACCACACCAGTGAGGGCAACCAGCACGGCCCCACCCTGAGCTGGCGCGGCTTCGCCGACCGCCTCTACTACCAGCAGAGCGCCCTGGGCGAGTACCAGGACGTGAGCGGCTGCGGCAACACGATCGCCGCCAACCGGCCACTGGTGCAGCACCTGATCCTGGAATCCCTGCGCTGCTGGGCCACGGAGCTGGGCGTGGATGGCTTCCGTTTCGACCTGGGCATCGCCCTGAGCCGGGGTGAAAACCTGGCGCCCCTGGCCCGGCCACCGCTGTTCGAGGCCATGGAGGCCGACCCCGACCTCGCCGACCTGAAGCTGATCAGCGAACCGTGGGACTGCGGCGGCCTCTACAAGCTGGCCGACTTCCCAGCCCGGCGGGTGTCCACCTGGAACGGCCGCTTCCGCGACGACCTGCGCCGCTTCTGGAAGGGCGATGAAAACTGCTCCTGGGCCGTGGGCCAGCGGCTGAGCGGCAGCCCCGACCTCTACAACCTGATGCCGGCCCACCCGGGTCAGGCCATCACCTTCCTCACGGCCCACGACGGCTTCACCCTGGCCGATCTGGTGAGCTTCAACGGCAAGCACAACCTGGCCAACGGTGAGGACAACCGGGACGGCGACAACCACAACAACAGCTGGAACCACGGCGTGGAGGGCCCCAGCAGCGACCATGCCGTGAGGGCGCTGCGGGAGCGGCAGCTGCGCAACCTGCTGAGCACCCTGCTGCTGGCTCCAGGCGTGCCCATGCTGCTGATGGGCGATGAGGTGCGACGCAGCCAGGGAGGCAACAACAACACCTGGTGCCAGAACAACCCCCTCGGCTGGATGCACTGGCAGCCCGACAGCAGCGATCTGGCCCTGCGCCGCTTCGTGCGGCGGCTGCTGAGCCTGAGACGGCATCTGGTGGACCTGATCAACCCCGAACTGCCGCTGCAGGAGCGGCCCCAGAGCCGCCACGACGATCCCCAGCAGCGCTGGCGCCAATGGCACGGCGTGGAGATCACCCGGCCGGACTGGGCCAGCTGGTCGCACACCGTGGCCTGGAGCATCAACGACCCCACCCAGGGACCGCTGCTGTGGTGTGCCATGAACGCCTACAGCAAAGCTGTGCACTTCGACCTGCCGGTCTCCACCTCCGGCTGGCTGCGGGTGATCGACACCGCTCTGCCGGCCGGCCAGGACCTGCCGGCCCGTCCGGGGATCTGGACGCCGGCCGGCATCCCCCTGGAGAGCCGCAGCCTGATGCTGCTGGTGGCGCGCCGCCGCCTGGAGGGGGTGAAGCTGGATTGA
- a CDS encoding MBL fold metallo-hydrolase — protein sequence MRPGLWLFAPSRDSQGGSSWLLEASASGLSFDLLIDCPGYSQANLDWLSARGPGLLVLTSREGHGRCRRVQQAIGWEVLVQEQEAYLLPGVAPLRSFGATCELAPGVRLLWTPGPTPGACVVHARGPQLDVLFCGRLLAPVGPNAIAPLRTARCFHWPRQLASLEALRGWLPPGSPDWIACGGGLGALRGAKLVTEGAVALRSAP from the coding sequence GTGCGGCCCGGCCTGTGGCTGTTCGCCCCCAGCCGCGACAGCCAGGGGGGCAGCAGCTGGCTGCTGGAGGCCAGCGCCAGTGGCCTGAGCTTCGATCTGCTGATCGACTGCCCCGGCTACAGCCAGGCCAACCTCGACTGGCTGAGCGCCCGCGGACCTGGGCTGCTGGTGCTCACCAGTCGCGAGGGCCACGGCCGCTGCCGCCGCGTGCAGCAGGCCATCGGCTGGGAGGTGCTGGTGCAGGAGCAGGAGGCCTACCTGCTGCCGGGGGTGGCGCCGCTGCGCAGCTTCGGGGCGACGTGTGAGCTGGCGCCGGGGGTACGCCTGCTCTGGACGCCCGGGCCCACGCCGGGTGCCTGCGTGGTGCATGCGCGTGGCCCGCAGCTGGATGTGCTGTTCTGCGGCAGGCTGCTGGCCCCCGTCGGCCCGAATGCGATCGCCCCGCTGCGCACGGCGCGCTGTTTCCACTGGCCGCGACAGTTGGCCAGCCTCGAGGCGCTGCGGGGCTGGTTGCCGCCAGGCTCCCCCGATTGGATCGCCTGCGGCGGCGGCCTGGGTGCGCTGCGCGGCGCCAAACTCGTGACGGAGGGGGCCGTGGCGTTGCGATCGGCACCCTGA
- a CDS encoding HU family DNA-binding protein: protein MNKADLVNLVAARTELTKTDVSQAIDAAIETIIDSVVEGNKVSILGFGSFEPRERSARQGLNPKTGEKIKIPAKRVPAFTAGKMFKDRVQG from the coding sequence ATGAACAAAGCAGATCTCGTCAACCTCGTGGCCGCCCGCACCGAGCTCACCAAGACCGACGTGTCCCAGGCCATCGACGCCGCCATCGAGACCATCATTGATTCGGTGGTGGAAGGCAACAAGGTGTCGATCCTTGGCTTCGGCTCCTTCGAGCCCCGCGAGCGCTCCGCTCGCCAGGGCCTCAACCCCAAGACCGGCGAGAAGATCAAGATTCCAGCCAAGCGGGTGCCCGCCTTCACCGCCGGCAAGATGTTCAAGGACCGCGTTCAGGGCTGA